The Chitinophaga flava genome has a segment encoding these proteins:
- a CDS encoding alpha-2-macroglobulin family protein, protein MKYILLLLLCCLSIATDAQQMLTTSPQRSPLHHLYRLTDDEARLLYRKSPLRQKGSYEKLLHTPAGTFPATASFPTILPPGNYLEVYAQQTNLSYVFRPVANVRCKFINNGNDLAILVHDIQGKTIANADVQLQHKKIPFDATTQTYRLRHYKRTGILEVKYNEVLNFFDLSQQINKQPRRKSFLQRLFSRKQHRRHSDYFYGFSYRTPSESNYAGFLALNKPKYKPGDTVRLKAFIRHRKNGVVNTPLLLRLSDNHRDIDTILTTLQPYRPGGYEYQFVLSDSLDIDLDEKYLLTIEAGPNRPIAEDDDEGDDRKIAFKRKVMVRQTFEYEEYELSTVTFRARADHSRHTRGTPVAVYLKATDENNLSVMDGRVKLWATKSVVNRTFQPVVFVPDTLWYREVNLEPSGETKVAIPDSIFPAASLDYEISCQFLSASNEAQYHNLIQHYEYKQEEIRLTRKADSLEINSLFAGKSVSDKGSLLIRNTAGDTIQLTNISLPAKIPLHPFANTYTVKATQASATYNDLAGNDEISCQTSRTHDSVFVEIQNRFHLPFWYSIYAGNKIVNSGYGHAPLSWKAATTTLQNYTVSIQYIWNDQVTERSFTAVYADKLLNVNIQSPLTIFPGQTTRLSVHVRDMEGRPVKDADITAYGLTTKFENLQPPSIPYAGKLYPRKGIYSSYADHLRSISSGTQPLNWERWKKDMAIDTSTYYRFLHPDGVFSLSEPVDNGLTQIAPFIIVDGQPQRILYLWIDDSPAYLDWADIKPSYSFPVSHGFHHLHIRTPYKVITIDSVYTANGRKTFLSMDINKPGPYVTIKPATPLISKDESFSLSRYLGVFTNIQPSTYLEQSGRVLPFPSRRYNSYRYVWPLTNNIANYRVQGDYSQPFTPETGYVFSISKGLIKEKTFDSKHFFTFIGSNNAYQPPLLETAITESTMDSLWRDYKDNYKMGGTLQSTITQQTTSKAALSLQMDTSFSQHKVKQLFLYRYDDPSFYAIHSPENLRFSELIPGWYRVLILLRGNRYLLQDSLFVQAGGTTWHQLHSTPVLPADIVSRSLAEEVWRRPDVFSRYDNETNFPGTFNNQYMNNQSLRRTVTGLITDEENRPIPGVSIQLNGTNVGTVSDPEGRFMMNVTPYGTLRISTVGFISQEIQLDEQDFHRVVLTASQQALQEVVVTGYATVKRKMLTGASIGSLEGRVAGISIRGTSSNSSGNPLIIIDGVPYQGDLASIDPSLIGNISVLKSEAAVALYGSSAASGAIIIVSGKANRDSLTIPTTRSSLRQRFRDDAFWQPRLRTNEKGETSFDVTFPDDITNWQTFAIAVTDNQQAGTASTQIKAFQPLTTNLAIPAFAIAGDTMHVIGKILNYTPDSSTLDRRFYVNDKLLLQGNTGVKDSHLDTMAVTIPVADSISLKYTIQGPDNFMDGERRAIPIFPQGVKEATGNFLALRKDTSFSLTVTDTSALRIHATNGMVSVFLDEIVQLKDYEYNCNEQMASKLIALLQEKQLRPLLGQTFEGEKNIRQLIRALTDNQGRNGLWGWWNKSEALYWISGHVIKALLMAEANGYTTHLNKQALIDYQVFLLGSEPNRNKLTILETLQELGSKVDYHRYLDTIGTAGLSSYDQLRLLYLKVRAGDTVNTNQLLRQSQRSMVGNLYWGEENNQLLSNNIMHTLLVYKILRQQKGQDDYLESIREWLMEQRAPGYWRNTFESASILETILPDLLKSRQPLTATLTLNGKTITSFPYDTVLKPAQSMQISKRGNMNIYFSSWQEHWNPAPEKVSRQFEVSSSLLNNGVPQTRLTAGTGVVLSVEVNAAADAEYVMIEIPIPAGCSYASKSQSWLHDEVHREHFKNKVSIFCNRLSKGKHTFKVDLMPRYNGTYHLNPAKASMMYFPVFFGRTGMKQVVITGK, encoded by the coding sequence TTGAAATACATATTGCTGCTACTGCTATGCTGCCTTAGTATTGCCACTGATGCCCAACAAATGCTGACCACCAGTCCTCAACGCAGCCCACTGCATCACCTTTACAGGTTAACCGACGATGAAGCCCGTTTGTTATACCGTAAAAGCCCGCTCCGGCAAAAAGGTTCGTACGAAAAATTACTGCATACCCCTGCCGGCACCTTTCCCGCTACAGCTTCCTTCCCCACCATTTTGCCTCCCGGAAACTACCTGGAAGTATATGCACAACAAACCAACCTGTCATATGTTTTCCGGCCGGTGGCAAATGTACGCTGCAAATTCATCAACAACGGTAATGACCTCGCCATACTGGTACATGATATACAAGGGAAAACCATTGCCAATGCGGATGTACAACTACAACACAAAAAAATCCCTTTTGACGCCACCACCCAAACTTACCGACTCAGGCACTACAAACGGACAGGCATACTCGAAGTGAAATATAACGAAGTGCTCAACTTCTTTGATCTTTCCCAGCAGATAAACAAACAGCCCCGCAGAAAATCATTCTTGCAGCGGCTTTTCAGCCGAAAACAGCATCGTCGGCATTCCGACTACTTCTATGGCTTTAGCTACCGCACCCCGTCTGAAAGCAACTATGCCGGTTTTCTGGCACTTAATAAACCCAAGTACAAACCCGGAGATACCGTACGGCTAAAAGCGTTTATCCGGCACCGTAAGAACGGAGTTGTGAATACACCGTTGCTACTCAGACTATCTGACAATCACCGGGATATAGACACAATCCTTACCACACTTCAGCCCTACCGGCCAGGTGGTTATGAATACCAGTTTGTACTCAGCGACAGCCTCGACATTGATCTGGATGAAAAGTACCTGCTGACCATTGAAGCAGGACCTAACAGGCCCATCGCGGAAGATGATGATGAAGGTGATGACAGGAAGATTGCCTTCAAACGTAAAGTGATGGTGCGCCAGACTTTTGAATATGAAGAATATGAACTGAGTACCGTTACTTTTCGTGCCCGGGCCGACCACTCCCGGCATACACGCGGCACTCCGGTTGCTGTATATCTCAAAGCTACTGACGAAAACAACCTGTCTGTAATGGATGGGCGGGTGAAGCTCTGGGCCACAAAATCGGTGGTGAACCGCACCTTTCAGCCGGTTGTATTTGTGCCCGACACCCTTTGGTATCGTGAAGTAAATCTGGAACCCTCTGGTGAAACCAAAGTAGCCATCCCGGACAGTATTTTTCCCGCAGCCAGCCTGGATTATGAGATCAGTTGTCAGTTTCTGAGTGCCAGCAACGAAGCCCAATATCATAACCTGATCCAGCATTATGAATATAAACAGGAAGAAATCCGGCTCACCCGCAAGGCCGACAGCCTCGAAATCAACAGCCTGTTTGCCGGCAAGTCCGTCAGCGACAAGGGCAGCCTTTTAATCAGAAATACCGCCGGCGACACGATACAGCTGACAAACATCAGCCTGCCTGCCAAAATTCCTTTGCATCCTTTTGCAAATACCTATACCGTAAAGGCTACACAGGCCTCGGCTACCTACAATGATCTCGCAGGGAATGATGAAATCAGCTGTCAGACCAGCCGTACCCATGACTCTGTTTTTGTAGAGATACAAAACCGGTTCCACCTGCCTTTCTGGTACAGCATTTACGCCGGCAATAAAATAGTCAACAGCGGCTATGGCCACGCCCCCCTCTCTTGGAAAGCCGCCACCACTACCCTGCAAAACTATACGGTTTCTATTCAGTACATCTGGAACGATCAGGTGACCGAACGCAGTTTTACAGCCGTTTATGCCGACAAACTCTTAAACGTCAATATCCAGAGTCCGCTCACTATATTCCCCGGACAAACGACCCGTTTATCCGTTCACGTTAGAGATATGGAAGGCAGGCCGGTAAAAGATGCAGACATAACAGCCTACGGACTCACTACCAAATTCGAAAACCTGCAACCTCCTTCCATTCCCTATGCAGGTAAACTGTATCCCCGCAAAGGTATTTACTCCAGTTATGCTGACCACCTGCGTAGTATCTCTTCCGGTACCCAGCCCTTGAACTGGGAACGCTGGAAAAAAGACATGGCCATCGATACCAGCACCTATTATCGTTTTTTACATCCGGATGGAGTGTTCAGCCTTTCTGAACCGGTAGACAACGGTCTTACACAGATAGCACCGTTTATCATCGTCGATGGCCAACCACAGCGTATTCTATACTTATGGATCGACGATTCGCCGGCCTACCTGGACTGGGCCGATATCAAACCATCTTATAGTTTTCCGGTATCACATGGTTTTCATCATCTCCACATACGTACTCCCTATAAGGTGATCACCATAGACAGCGTTTATACTGCCAACGGGCGCAAAACCTTTCTGAGTATGGATATCAACAAGCCTGGTCCTTACGTAACCATTAAACCGGCAACGCCTTTGATATCCAAAGACGAAAGTTTTTCACTGAGCCGTTATCTGGGCGTATTTACCAACATACAACCCTCTACCTATCTGGAACAATCCGGCAGGGTGCTACCGTTTCCTTCCAGACGATACAACTCCTATCGTTATGTATGGCCGTTAACTAATAACATAGCGAATTACCGTGTACAAGGCGATTACTCCCAGCCTTTTACCCCTGAAACCGGTTATGTCTTTAGCATATCAAAAGGATTGATCAAGGAGAAAACATTTGACAGTAAACACTTCTTTACCTTTATCGGCAGCAACAATGCATACCAGCCACCACTGCTGGAAACAGCCATTACCGAAAGCACCATGGACAGCCTGTGGAGAGATTATAAAGACAACTACAAAATGGGCGGTACTTTGCAAAGTACCATCACACAGCAAACAACATCGAAGGCAGCGTTATCCCTGCAGATGGACACCAGTTTCTCCCAACACAAGGTAAAGCAGCTTTTCCTGTACCGCTATGATGATCCTTCTTTCTATGCTATCCACTCTCCGGAAAATCTGCGTTTCTCCGAACTGATACCCGGCTGGTACCGCGTACTGATATTGCTTCGTGGCAACCGTTACCTGCTGCAGGACAGTCTGTTTGTTCAGGCAGGCGGCACTACCTGGCACCAGCTTCACAGTACACCTGTACTGCCGGCAGATATTGTCAGCCGCAGCCTGGCAGAAGAGGTATGGCGACGACCTGATGTTTTTAGCCGGTATGATAATGAGACCAACTTCCCGGGTACTTTCAACAACCAGTACATGAACAATCAGTCCCTTCGTAGAACCGTAACCGGGCTGATTACGGATGAGGAAAACAGACCCATTCCCGGTGTCAGTATCCAGCTTAATGGAACTAATGTAGGCACCGTCAGCGATCCAGAAGGCCGGTTTATGATGAATGTCACCCCGTACGGAACATTGCGGATAAGTACGGTGGGCTTTATATCACAGGAAATCCAGCTTGATGAGCAGGATTTCCACCGGGTAGTGCTCACTGCTTCCCAACAAGCCTTGCAGGAAGTAGTGGTAACAGGTTACGCTACTGTAAAGAGAAAGATGCTTACCGGAGCATCAATCGGCAGTCTGGAAGGCCGTGTTGCAGGTATCAGCATCCGCGGTACCAGCAGTAATTCTTCCGGTAATCCACTGATCATCATAGATGGAGTACCCTATCAGGGCGATCTCGCTTCAATAGATCCCTCCCTCATCGGGAACATCAGCGTACTGAAGAGTGAGGCGGCTGTAGCCCTTTATGGTTCCAGCGCTGCCAGCGGCGCCATCATCATCGTGTCCGGCAAAGCCAACCGCGACAGCCTGACAATCCCAACCACCCGCAGCAGCCTGCGGCAGCGTTTCCGGGATGATGCATTCTGGCAGCCACGGTTACGCACAAACGAAAAAGGTGAAACCTCTTTTGACGTTACCTTTCCGGATGATATCACCAACTGGCAAACCTTTGCCATCGCGGTTACAGACAACCAACAGGCCGGCACCGCCAGCACACAGATCAAGGCATTCCAGCCGCTGACTACCAATCTGGCCATCCCCGCTTTTGCAATAGCCGGAGACACGATGCACGTCATCGGAAAAATACTCAACTACACCCCTGACAGCAGTACCCTCGATCGCAGGTTTTATGTCAATGACAAGCTATTGCTACAGGGCAACACAGGAGTAAAGGACAGTCACCTGGATACCATGGCCGTAACAATTCCCGTAGCTGACAGTATCTCCCTGAAATATACCATTCAGGGCCCCGACAATTTCATGGACGGCGAACGCCGCGCCATCCCTATCTTCCCGCAGGGAGTAAAAGAAGCTACCGGCAACTTCCTCGCCTTGCGCAAAGACACTTCCTTCTCCCTAACAGTGACCGATACCAGTGCCCTACGGATACACGCCACCAACGGAATGGTTTCCGTATTCCTGGATGAAATAGTACAGCTGAAAGATTACGAATACAACTGCAACGAACAGATGGCGAGCAAACTGATAGCCCTGCTGCAGGAAAAACAGCTGCGCCCTCTCCTGGGCCAGACTTTCGAGGGCGAAAAAAACATCCGTCAGCTGATACGCGCACTCACCGACAACCAGGGCCGCAATGGCCTCTGGGGCTGGTGGAACAAAAGCGAGGCTCTATACTGGATCTCCGGACATGTCATCAAAGCACTGCTGATGGCAGAAGCCAACGGCTATACCACTCATCTCAACAAACAGGCGCTGATCGACTACCAGGTGTTCCTGCTGGGTTCTGAGCCCAACCGGAATAAACTCACTATCCTCGAAACGCTGCAGGAGCTGGGCTCCAAAGTAGATTACCATCGTTATCTCGACACCATTGGCACTGCCGGCTTGAGCAGTTATGACCAGCTCCGGTTGTTATACCTGAAAGTACGTGCAGGCGATACCGTTAACACCAACCAGCTGTTGCGTCAAAGCCAGCGCAGTATGGTGGGCAACCTCTACTGGGGTGAGGAAAACAATCAGCTGTTGAGCAATAACATCATGCATACACTGCTGGTGTATAAAATACTACGCCAGCAAAAAGGTCAGGATGACTATCTGGAAAGTATCCGGGAATGGCTGATGGAACAGCGCGCACCCGGCTATTGGCGCAATACATTCGAATCCGCATCCATCCTCGAAACCATTCTCCCCGATCTGCTGAAAAGCAGACAACCACTAACGGCCACGCTTACACTCAACGGAAAGACCATCACCAGTTTTCCGTATGACACTGTGCTAAAACCAGCCCAGTCAATGCAGATCAGCAAACGAGGCAATATGAATATCTATTTCAGCTCCTGGCAGGAACACTGGAACCCGGCGCCGGAAAAAGTATCCCGGCAGTTTGAAGTCAGCAGCAGCCTGCTTAACAATGGGGTACCGCAGACGCGTTTGACCGCAGGGACCGGCGTAGTACTCAGTGTAGAAGTAAATGCCGCCGCAGATGCGGAATATGTGATGATAGAAATTCCTATTCCGGCGGGATGCTCCTATGCGAGTAAATCGCAGTCATGGTTGCATGACGAAGTACATCGCGAGCATTTCAAAAACAAGGTCAGCATTTTCTGTAACAGGCTTAGCAAAGGCAAACATACTTTTAAGGTCGATCTGATGCCGCGTTACAACGGTACCTATCATCTGAATCCGGCCAAAGCATCGATGATGTATTTCCCGGTATTTTTCGGAAGAACGGGTATGAAACAGGTTGTAATCACCGGCAAATAA
- a CDS encoding winged helix-turn-helix transcriptional regulator translates to MRKTNSTNAINEKTLSRLCSTAHTLSVIGGRWKPTILWCLLDGKMRYHELKKSIKGVSERVLVLQLRELESDQLVKRIIYPEVPPRVEYELTSLGKSLEPLLNQMASWGALHKKKTQPARELEPAGVN, encoded by the coding sequence ATGAGAAAAACAAACTCCACCAACGCCATTAATGAAAAGACGCTCAGCCGTTTGTGCAGTACAGCTCATACCCTCTCCGTCATTGGTGGCCGATGGAAGCCAACCATTCTCTGGTGTCTGCTGGATGGCAAAATGCGGTACCATGAACTGAAAAAATCCATCAAAGGTGTATCAGAAAGAGTATTGGTATTACAACTGCGTGAGCTCGAAAGCGACCAGCTGGTAAAACGTATCATCTATCCGGAAGTACCTCCCAGGGTAGAATATGAGCTGACTTCGCTGGGTAAGTCACTGGAACCTTTATTAAATCAAATGGCCAGCTGGGGCGCCTTGCATAAGAAAAAGACCCAACCGGCCAGAGAACTGGAACCTGCAGGCGTCAATTAA
- a CDS encoding Mpo1 family 2-hydroxy fatty acid dioxygenase: MKTIHQWLDEYGSSHRNDTNKLIHWICVPAIFFSIVGFLYAIRIPVPGTSIILTVAQIALVLLIIYYARLSSSLAVGMTIIGIICLWLWRLIAATGAPIWLVSLIIFVLAWIGQFIGHKIEGAKPSFFKDLQFLLIGPAWLLSFIYKKTGIKL; this comes from the coding sequence ATGAAAACAATTCATCAATGGCTGGATGAATATGGCAGCAGTCATCGCAACGATACCAATAAGCTCATTCACTGGATATGTGTACCGGCTATTTTCTTTAGTATAGTGGGCTTTTTATATGCCATCAGGATACCGGTTCCGGGTACCAGCATCATACTCACTGTGGCACAGATTGCCCTGGTATTACTGATCATTTATTACGCACGTCTGTCGTCCTCGCTGGCTGTAGGTATGACGATCATTGGTATTATCTGTCTGTGGCTATGGCGCCTGATCGCCGCCACCGGGGCACCCATATGGTTGGTATCCCTTATCATTTTTGTGTTGGCCTGGATAGGACAGTTTATCGGCCATAAAATAGAAGGCGCCAAACCCAGCTTTTTTAAAGACCTGCAGTTTCTTTTGATAGGCCCAGCGTGGTTATTGAGTTTCATCTACAAAAAAACTGGTATCAAACTGTAA
- a CDS encoding TonB-dependent receptor: MILKNLLLLCLLLCTHYAIGQNQRITGKVTDATTGAPLEGITVRVKAALKGTQTNKDGIYQLEVPPGSILEFSAIGFKTQETNVNGRTEVNVQLTTAATELTQIVLVGTRSSGRAKTETPVPVDVININQAGLPSAKMELTSLLNAAAPSFNYNKQSGSDGADQIDLATLRGLGPDQTLVLINGKRRHQTAFVAVFGTRGRGNSGTDLNSIPESAIDRVEILRDGASAQYGSDAIAGVINIILKKDVNHLSINTGYAGFLDPKYNTYYKKSLNQYEYGNAIDGNTFSIGANYGLPIGKHNGFINFSANVLSLSKTFRQVLDTNLNNTNGLPINAGRRAHGDGSVTTGGGMVNLEIPVGTSNTTVYAFGGYNYKASDAYAYTRTLHGYNPLASGHTDRFPLGPGGSLIFYPDIMKSIPTPGGPADTIFNPHIQTHIQDVSLSAGVKGSTANNWKWDLSNTFGRNDFRFFGDKTFNASLGSATPTHFNDGGFSFTQNTANLTFSKDIPHIGAGFNLALGAEYRYEQYRIYAGEEASYTNYDPTYNQATGAQGFPGYRPTDVVKANRSNIAGFVDAEWDITRKFLLGGAVRVENYSDFGFTSNYKLAARYKAAPGFNIRGSVSTGYRAPSLQQINYSSQFTNVQGGRITEVKIAPNSNAITQAAGIPALKQEKSFNASLGFSLKPISNLTITLDGYLVKVKDRIVLSGQFNQGDTTLDNGFRNALKTLRIDNAQFFANAVNTTNYGLDMVVDYNKKWNDQHFRVLFTGNIQHMNIDKINVPDKLNDSYLHRGEFFSEREQHFVLASAPPAKLGLNVEYGIKKLSVGTRVTYYGKIVLLGYGFAGDPAKEGSGLPGDPNLAGTGISPMVALDKDGTLVPEQFNYRGKAVTDLYASYRFSSRITWFLGADNIFNVHPDLGYVPGAKLSAYDGETGGPWDAVQMGFNGTRLFTKIALSF, from the coding sequence ATGATCCTCAAGAACCTGTTACTCCTGTGCCTCCTGTTATGCACGCACTATGCCATCGGCCAAAATCAACGGATTACCGGTAAAGTTACAGACGCCACCACCGGCGCACCGCTGGAAGGTATTACTGTAAGGGTAAAAGCTGCACTCAAGGGCACCCAGACCAACAAAGACGGTATCTATCAGCTGGAAGTTCCACCCGGTAGTATACTGGAATTCAGCGCTATAGGTTTCAAAACCCAGGAAACTAACGTCAACGGACGTACGGAAGTAAACGTACAGCTGACTACAGCCGCCACCGAACTGACACAGATCGTTCTGGTAGGTACCCGTAGCAGCGGCCGCGCCAAAACCGAAACACCGGTACCGGTGGATGTCATCAACATCAACCAGGCAGGGCTGCCCAGCGCCAAAATGGAGCTGACCTCCCTGCTCAATGCCGCAGCGCCTTCGTTTAACTACAACAAACAAAGTGGCAGCGACGGCGCCGACCAGATAGATCTGGCCACCCTCCGCGGCCTGGGTCCTGATCAGACGCTGGTGCTCATCAACGGTAAACGCCGCCACCAGACAGCGTTTGTAGCCGTATTTGGTACCCGCGGCCGGGGCAACTCCGGCACCGATCTCAACTCCATTCCCGAATCGGCCATCGACCGCGTGGAAATACTCCGCGACGGCGCTTCCGCACAATACGGCTCCGACGCCATCGCCGGTGTTATCAACATCATCCTTAAAAAAGACGTCAACCACCTCTCCATTAATACCGGCTACGCCGGCTTCTTAGACCCGAAATACAATACCTATTATAAAAAATCACTCAATCAATACGAATACGGCAATGCTATTGATGGCAATACCTTCAGCATCGGCGCCAACTATGGCCTGCCTATCGGCAAACACAACGGCTTTATCAACTTCTCCGCCAACGTCCTCAGCCTCAGCAAAACCTTCCGGCAGGTACTGGACACTAACCTGAACAATACCAACGGATTGCCCATCAATGCCGGACGCCGCGCCCATGGCGATGGCTCCGTCACCACCGGCGGCGGAATGGTCAACCTCGAAATACCCGTTGGCACCAGCAATACGACCGTTTACGCCTTCGGCGGATATAACTACAAAGCATCTGACGCCTACGCCTATACGCGTACACTCCATGGATACAATCCACTCGCCAGCGGCCATACCGACCGATTCCCGCTGGGCCCGGGCGGCAGCCTTATTTTTTACCCTGATATCATGAAAAGCATCCCCACACCTGGCGGACCAGCTGACACGATTTTCAACCCACATATACAAACACATATACAGGACGTTTCCCTTTCTGCCGGCGTTAAAGGCAGCACCGCCAACAACTGGAAATGGGACCTGAGCAACACCTTCGGCAGAAATGATTTCCGCTTCTTTGGTGATAAAACTTTTAACGCATCCCTGGGAAGTGCCACCCCTACTCATTTTAATGATGGTGGCTTTTCCTTTACACAAAATACTGCCAACCTCACCTTCTCCAAAGACATTCCTCATATAGGCGCAGGCTTCAACTTAGCCCTGGGTGCGGAATACCGCTACGAACAGTATCGCATATACGCAGGAGAAGAAGCTTCCTACACCAACTACGACCCTACCTATAACCAAGCTACCGGTGCACAGGGATTCCCGGGCTACCGCCCTACCGATGTGGTGAAAGCCAACCGCTCCAATATCGCCGGATTTGTGGACGCAGAATGGGATATTACCCGCAAGTTCCTGCTGGGCGGCGCTGTCAGGGTAGAGAACTACAGCGACTTCGGTTTTACCAGTAACTATAAACTGGCAGCCCGCTACAAGGCGGCTCCCGGTTTTAATATACGCGGCTCCGTTAGTACCGGCTACCGTGCCCCTTCCCTGCAACAGATCAACTACAGCTCACAGTTTACCAACGTGCAGGGTGGCCGTATCACCGAAGTGAAAATAGCCCCCAATAGCAACGCTATCACCCAGGCAGCCGGCATCCCGGCACTGAAGCAGGAAAAATCTTTTAACGCCAGCCTGGGCTTCTCCCTTAAACCAATCTCCAACCTCACCATCACCCTTGATGGTTATCTTGTAAAAGTAAAAGACAGGATCGTATTGTCAGGGCAGTTCAATCAGGGGGATACCACGCTGGACAACGGTTTCAGGAACGCGCTTAAAACCCTGCGCATCGATAATGCTCAGTTCTTCGCCAACGCTGTCAATACCACCAACTATGGCCTCGACATGGTAGTGGACTATAACAAAAAATGGAACGACCAGCATTTCCGCGTATTGTTCACTGGTAATATCCAGCATATGAACATCGATAAGATCAATGTGCCGGACAAACTGAATGACAGCTATCTGCACCGCGGAGAGTTTTTCAGCGAGCGGGAACAACACTTTGTGCTGGCCTCTGCCCCTCCTGCCAAACTGGGATTGAATGTGGAATACGGTATTAAAAAACTCAGTGTAGGCACTCGCGTTACCTACTATGGAAAAATCGTACTGCTGGGTTACGGCTTTGCCGGTGACCCTGCCAAAGAAGGCTCCGGCCTCCCTGGTGATCCCAACCTGGCCGGAACAGGTATCAGCCCGATGGTAGCACTGGACAAAGATGGCACACTGGTCCCCGAACAGTTTAATTACAGGGGCAAAGCGGTAACCGACCTGTACGCCAGCTACCGCTTCTCCTCCCGTATAACCTGGTTCCTCGGTGCGGATAATATCTTCAATGTGCATCCTGACCTGGGTTATGTACCCGGCGCCAAGTTATCGGCTTACGACGGTGAAACCGGTGGCCCCTGGGACGCCGTCCAGATGGGCTTCAACGGTACCCGCCTGTTTACCAAAATTGCGCTCAGCTTTTAA
- a CDS encoding NAD(P)-dependent oxidoreductase, producing the protein METIGFIGTGNLGTPIAANLLKAGYQVKIYNRTREKAKPLEALGAELVDSPAAAAVKGGIVMSLVSDDKAVESIAGNDLLQALGNGGIHVSMSTISPDTARMLSVQHEAQGVAYVAAPVFARPEAAEARVGNAVISGPAAAKERIRPLLEAGFAKNIFDLGEDAGSANVLKLIGNFMIAGAIEMMAESFALAEKNGVDPKAAYEMLTTTLFASPVFRGYGGMITERKFIGNPAFSAALGLKDMNLVLQTAGRSYTPMPLANLVQARLTTVLARNTKDADWTALAMGALEDAGISI; encoded by the coding sequence ATGGAAACCATTGGATTTATTGGAACGGGCAATCTCGGAACTCCTATTGCAGCCAATCTGTTGAAAGCTGGCTATCAGGTGAAGATCTATAATCGTACCCGTGAAAAGGCAAAGCCTTTGGAAGCGCTGGGTGCCGAGCTGGTAGACAGTCCGGCTGCGGCTGCAGTGAAAGGTGGGATTGTGATGAGTCTGGTGTCTGACGACAAAGCGGTAGAGAGCATTGCAGGCAACGACCTGTTGCAGGCGTTGGGCAATGGAGGCATACATGTATCGATGAGCACTATTTCGCCGGATACGGCTCGTATGTTGTCTGTGCAGCATGAGGCGCAAGGTGTGGCTTATGTGGCGGCGCCTGTATTTGCGAGGCCCGAAGCGGCTGAGGCCAGGGTAGGCAATGCTGTCATTTCGGGGCCGGCAGCAGCGAAGGAGCGAATCAGGCCATTACTGGAAGCCGGATTCGCTAAAAATATTTTTGATTTGGGAGAAGATGCAGGCAGTGCTAATGTGCTGAAACTGATTGGCAATTTTATGATAGCCGGCGCCATAGAGATGATGGCAGAATCGTTTGCACTAGCGGAAAAGAACGGTGTAGATCCTAAAGCGGCCTATGAGATGCTGACCACCACGCTGTTTGCATCGCCGGTATTCCGTGGTTACGGAGGGATGATCACAGAGCGGAAATTTATCGGTAACCCCGCATTCAGTGCCGCACTTGGTCTGAAAGATATGAACCTGGTATTGCAAACAGCAGGCAGATCCTATACGCCCATGCCACTGGCTAATCTGGTACAGGCCAGGCTCACAACCGTGCTGGCCAGGAATACCAAAGATGCTGACTGGACAGCGCTGGCAATGGGAGCGCTGGAAGATGCCGGTATCAGCATTTAA
- a CDS encoding DoxX family protein: protein MKIVPLLGRILFALIFVMSGISHVGGAGVEYAASAGVPAANFLVRVAGLLSLIGGLSVLLGYKAKVGAWLVIVFLIPVTFAIHRFWGIADPMAAQMQMANFMKNVALVGSALLIAYFGAGPLSLDNK, encoded by the coding sequence ATGAAAATTGTTCCACTGTTGGGGCGTATCCTGTTTGCGCTCATTTTCGTAATGTCGGGTATCAGTCACGTAGGCGGTGCTGGTGTAGAGTACGCCGCATCTGCCGGAGTGCCGGCAGCTAACTTCCTGGTCCGGGTAGCTGGTCTGCTGTCTTTGATAGGCGGGTTGAGTGTACTGCTGGGCTATAAAGCGAAAGTAGGTGCCTGGCTGGTTATCGTGTTCCTGATCCCGGTAACCTTTGCGATTCACCGTTTCTGGGGTATTGCTGATCCGATGGCTGCCCAGATGCAGATGGCCAATTTTATGAAAAATGTGGCATTGGTAGGAAGTGCTTTGCTGATCGCTTATTTTGGAGCCGGTCCGTTGAGCTTGGATAATAAGTAG